A portion of the Hoylesella buccalis ATCC 35310 genome contains these proteins:
- a CDS encoding DUF6088 family protein, whose amino-acid sequence MLINKEEKKVVDILRNCIEKANTGTLFFNNSFPEYDDEYVGKILSDFVRQGLLLRLSRGIYLKTKETKFGVVYPTTEDIARAIAERDNAEILPTGSTALNMLGLSEQVTMTPVFLTSGSARKIKCGNKTITFKRGVPKNFALKGKVTRLLVQAMKAIGERNYNGEWESAINVILSKYPEDDTMSEDLKVMPAWIRRKIINILNNKNHEQLAES is encoded by the coding sequence ATGTTAATAAACAAAGAAGAAAAGAAGGTTGTTGATATTCTTAGGAACTGTATTGAAAAAGCAAACACCGGTACTCTGTTTTTTAATAATAGTTTCCCAGAATACGACGACGAGTATGTTGGCAAAATTTTGTCAGATTTTGTCCGGCAGGGATTGTTATTAAGGCTATCTCGTGGTATATACCTAAAAACAAAGGAAACCAAATTCGGTGTTGTTTATCCAACTACCGAGGATATTGCTCGTGCTATTGCAGAAAGAGATAATGCAGAGATTCTCCCTACTGGCAGCACCGCGCTGAATATGCTCGGATTGTCCGAACAAGTTACCATGACCCCTGTTTTTCTCACCAGTGGGTCTGCAAGAAAAATCAAGTGTGGCAATAAAACCATTACGTTCAAAAGAGGAGTGCCCAAGAATTTCGCATTGAAGGGAAAGGTCACACGTCTGTTAGTACAAGCCATGAAAGCTATCGGTGAACGAAACTATAATGGCGAGTGGGAAAGTGCAATCAATGTGATATTGAGTAAATATCCAGAGGACGATACCATGTCGGAAGACTTAAAAGTCATGCCTGCATGGATAAGAAGAAAAATAATAAACATCCTAAACAATAAGAATCATGAGCAGTTGGCAGAATCATAG
- a CDS encoding nucleotidyl transferase AbiEii/AbiGii toxin family protein, which translates to MSSWQNHSIDERISMIQSVAQDHNIEDNAIEKDWWVTVVLKALFNTSCGKWLLFKGGTSLSKGWNLINRFSEDIDISIGRNFFGDVLNLPFAKCENNNQVKKLRKASRDYIHGTLSSELDAELLKMGVKGYTIMNETVTGEPPRPIDHDSDPTIIFVNYESILPSSMRLIDARIKIEISCLSMSEPNEKCDIHSLVFDKFPEEDDEMTASIKTVTPSRTFLEKALLLSEELQKEEPRTLRMSRHLYDLDRLMDTEFGQKSLNDGNLYKAIVEHRRRFYHLGYVDYDKDYPTSIDFIPRNEVLKAYRLDYETNMVDGYIYGEAKPFKELMKRMEKLLHDFRQIIIP; encoded by the coding sequence ATGAGCAGTTGGCAGAATCATAGCATTGATGAGAGGATCTCAATGATACAATCAGTCGCACAAGATCATAATATCGAAGATAATGCGATAGAGAAGGATTGGTGGGTGACAGTAGTCCTCAAAGCTTTGTTCAATACATCTTGTGGGAAATGGCTTCTTTTCAAGGGGGGAACTTCATTGAGTAAAGGATGGAATCTCATCAATCGATTCAGTGAAGATATAGACATTTCCATTGGCAGGAACTTCTTTGGGGACGTCCTTAACTTGCCATTTGCAAAGTGCGAGAACAACAATCAGGTGAAGAAACTAAGAAAAGCATCACGGGATTATATTCATGGGACTCTCTCTTCAGAACTGGATGCAGAACTCCTTAAAATGGGAGTTAAAGGGTATACTATAATGAATGAAACGGTGACAGGGGAACCTCCAAGGCCTATAGACCATGATAGCGACCCGACTATAATATTCGTCAATTATGAGAGCATTTTGCCGTCCAGCATGAGACTTATTGATGCGAGGATTAAAATAGAAATCAGTTGTCTATCTATGTCTGAGCCTAATGAGAAATGCGACATTCACTCTCTTGTCTTCGATAAGTTCCCTGAGGAGGATGATGAAATGACAGCATCTATCAAGACTGTAACGCCATCAAGAACATTTTTGGAGAAGGCACTGCTTCTTAGTGAGGAGCTTCAAAAGGAAGAACCAAGAACATTGCGTATGTCTCGGCATCTCTATGATTTAGATAGATTGATGGACACAGAGTTTGGCCAGAAGTCACTGAACGATGGCAACCTTTATAAGGCTATCGTAGAACATCGTCGTCGTTTCTATCATTTGGGATATGTGGACTATGACAAAGATTATCCGACAAGTATTGATTTTATCCCCCGAAATGAGGTTCTGAAAGCCTATCGTCTGGACTATGAGACAAATATGGTAGATGGATATATATATGGCGAAGCCAAGCCCTTTAAGGAATTGATGAAAAGAATGGAGAAATTACTTCATGACTTCAGACAAATTATAATTCCTTAG
- a CDS encoding sigma-70 family RNA polymerase sigma factor: MKVDVDINACKQGERKALGNLYKAYSDRLLRICQHYVTDESTAKDILHDAFIIIFTSIKSLKDNSKLEGWMITIVRNLSLRYLQSTVKDDIPLSSLGTDFLSEEDEEEKNIELELLLSAIESLPEGNREIFKLSVLDGLSHKEIGELLGINPHSSSSQLVRAKKMLRTILMNYWMLFLLPILIPVYIYFVTKDKTVGTSEHKQTAVTTHKGLPGRVQKESASQKIVQPRYSIPSSISTSNNDERALAEMATSTEKISSRMITDSVESEQQTVVFHVDSIQKQLVIKGISTIDSVLRIPQITEEKMMALNESMSPSVCNKKKYPWTFNMGYSSNAGANGAMSNLNYLSVVDYANGGAAAKLYTWDDYVNYLVRNNALMDSVERAKMSWIALNNATEGNASLGEKAHHYRPQTFSLSLNKQLSSHWTFGTGLTYTRIKSDFESEFHGATLLKTQKIDYVGIPLRLTYRIWSKGRFNAYTTGGVTFEMPVHSSLDKKYIITSDSSYTLKGDIKPRYQWSVNLGIGVQYRLFKPFSLYLEPNMFYYFGNGSGLETYRTEHPFIITVPFGLRLTW; encoded by the coding sequence ATGAAAGTAGATGTTGATATAAACGCATGTAAACAGGGAGAACGGAAAGCTCTCGGAAATTTATACAAGGCATATTCCGACAGATTATTGCGGATATGCCAGCATTATGTGACAGACGAAAGCACGGCAAAAGATATTTTGCATGATGCGTTCATCATCATCTTCACCTCCATCAAATCGCTGAAAGACAACTCAAAATTGGAGGGATGGATGATCACCATTGTAAGGAACCTTTCTCTAAGGTACCTGCAAAGCACAGTGAAGGATGACATTCCTCTGTCTAGTCTGGGCACAGATTTTTTGAGCGAAGAAGACGAGGAAGAAAAGAATATAGAACTTGAACTATTGTTGTCGGCAATAGAGTCGTTACCGGAGGGGAACAGGGAGATATTCAAACTCTCGGTTCTGGATGGTCTTTCCCATAAGGAAATTGGAGAACTGCTTGGTATCAATCCTCACAGTTCATCTTCTCAGTTGGTTCGGGCAAAGAAAATGTTGCGGACCATACTGATGAACTATTGGATGCTCTTCTTGCTTCCAATTCTGATACCTGTCTATATCTATTTCGTAACGAAGGACAAAACTGTTGGAACTTCTGAACACAAGCAAACAGCAGTAACCACTCATAAGGGGCTGCCAGGACGGGTTCAAAAAGAATCTGCCTCTCAAAAGATAGTGCAACCAAGATATTCCATCCCATCAAGTATAAGTACCAGTAATAATGATGAACGTGCCTTGGCAGAAATGGCTACCTCTACTGAAAAGATTTCTTCACGGATGATAACAGATAGTGTAGAATCCGAGCAGCAGACTGTAGTTTTCCATGTGGATTCTATACAGAAACAATTGGTTATAAAGGGTATCAGCACCATAGACTCCGTGCTTCGTATTCCACAAATTACCGAAGAAAAAATGATGGCATTGAATGAAAGTATGTCGCCTAGTGTCTGCAATAAGAAGAAGTATCCGTGGACATTCAATATGGGTTATTCATCCAATGCCGGTGCAAATGGAGCCATGTCCAATTTGAACTACCTATCAGTAGTAGATTACGCTAATGGTGGGGCTGCGGCTAAATTATATACATGGGATGATTATGTAAATTATTTAGTTCGGAACAATGCACTGATGGATTCCGTCGAGAGGGCAAAAATGTCATGGATAGCACTGAATAATGCAACAGAGGGCAACGCTTCCTTAGGTGAGAAGGCGCATCACTACCGCCCTCAGACCTTTAGTTTGTCGCTCAACAAGCAACTAAGTTCCCATTGGACTTTTGGAACAGGATTGACTTACACAAGAATAAAGTCTGATTTTGAGAGTGAGTTTCATGGTGCGACCTTGTTGAAGACCCAGAAGATTGATTATGTGGGCATACCATTGCGATTGACCTATCGTATATGGAGCAAGGGACGATTCAATGCTTATACGACCGGTGGAGTGACATTCGAGATGCCAGTTCACAGTTCACTTGATAAGAAGTATATCATAACGTCTGACTCGTCCTACACGTTAAAGGGTGACATCAAGCCACGTTATCAATGGTCTGTGAACTTAGGTATCGGTGTTCAGTATAGGCTATTCAAGCCTTTCAGTCTGTATTTAGAACCTAATATGTTCTATTACTTCGGGAATGGCAGCGGCCTTGAAACCTACCGCACAGAGCATCCGTTCATCATAACGGTACCATTTGGATTGCGGCTTACTTGGTAA
- a CDS encoding radical SAM protein → MYSIYDYIHNGIVFVNNVVRRQHKELTSLMIYSTTSCQSRCKHCSIWKKPIENLSLDDIIKIMNSKCVTKRTMVGLEGGEFILHPKADKILGWFDTNHPNYTLLSNCLAADKVISSVKNHHPKHLYISLDGNRETYRYMRGRDGYDKVIKVIETCKDIVPISLMFCLSPWNSFEDMKHVIDCAKKYSIDVRIGIYSTMSFFDTTKDLMEANDDNFIRQIPSSIHQTDENFDFVALYDEWKNNRLKLRCHSIFSELVIHSNGDVPLCQNLDVVLGNTHENTLDEIFNSKETCKIQCQHSKTCNQCWINYHRKYDIILLRNLEKMFPKRLIELFYGKYQWSSNTQITYKEHFKQITA, encoded by the coding sequence ATGTATAGTATTTATGACTACATCCACAATGGAATTGTATTTGTCAACAATGTAGTACGAAGACAGCACAAGGAACTCACATCCTTGATGATATATTCCACAACAAGCTGTCAGTCTCGTTGCAAGCACTGTTCCATTTGGAAGAAACCTATAGAAAATCTCAGCTTAGATGACATCATCAAAATAATGAACAGCAAATGTGTAACAAAACGCACGATGGTCGGTTTGGAAGGAGGTGAGTTTATCCTCCATCCCAAAGCAGACAAGATATTGGGATGGTTTGATACTAACCACCCTAACTATACATTGCTGTCCAATTGCCTTGCAGCAGACAAGGTAATTTCTTCCGTAAAGAATCATCATCCCAAACATCTATACATATCACTTGACGGCAATAGAGAAACCTATCGCTATATGCGTGGGAGAGATGGATATGACAAAGTGATTAAGGTTATAGAGACATGTAAAGACATCGTACCTATCTCCCTAATGTTCTGTCTTTCTCCATGGAACTCGTTTGAGGATATGAAGCATGTCATAGATTGTGCCAAGAAATATAGCATAGACGTGCGTATTGGCATTTACAGCACAATGTCATTCTTTGACACGACCAAGGACTTGATGGAAGCCAATGATGATAATTTCATCCGTCAGATACCTTCATCCATACATCAAACGGATGAAAATTTTGATTTTGTGGCCCTATATGACGAATGGAAGAATAACAGGCTGAAACTGAGGTGCCATAGCATTTTCAGTGAGTTGGTCATCCATTCCAATGGAGATGTCCCGTTGTGCCAGAATTTGGACGTGGTCTTGGGCAACACCCATGAGAACACGCTTGACGAGATATTCAATTCAAAGGAAACCTGTAAGATTCAGTGTCAACATTCCAAAACGTGTAATCAATGCTGGATCAACTATCACCGGAAGTATGATATTATCCTGTTAAGGAATCTGGAGAAAATGTTTCCCAAGCGACTGATAGAATTGTTTTACGGGAAATATCAATGGAGCAGCAACACGCAAATCACCTATAAGGAACATTTCAAGCAAATAACAGCATAA
- a CDS encoding Gfo/Idh/MocA family protein, protein MGHIDEIIGRYKSVRSIRELNHIYTQRYAFVGLGNHCVSNLLPVIQYLQLPLKYICCTSEKKAGLISQKYKGVKGTTSLQDILNDDTVSGVFVAANPHSHFHIANEVIKAGKSLFIEKPPCENERELKSLTDTVKLYGSQHVVVGLQRRFAPATQILQKRLKGDGKRHYHYHYLTGLYPEGDAMLDLFIHPLDYVTFLFGKAKVKAAEEMRSKDGGQTLFLVLEHQNITGMLELSTDYSWQNPQEQLSISTDKGQYILDRMERLDFSPRHSAIWGIPLEKVFQNNATVVNLYGRNGFVPIVGNNQIVSQGFFSEIQAFADMVENRCKDNHAFGLESVKHVYSLMAEIKKYMNIIDDHIL, encoded by the coding sequence ATGGGACATATAGACGAAATCATCGGCAGATACAAGAGTGTGCGGAGCATAAGGGAACTGAACCATATCTACACCCAACGGTATGCTTTTGTAGGTCTTGGCAATCATTGTGTCAGTAACCTGTTGCCTGTGATACAATATCTTCAGTTGCCATTGAAATACATCTGTTGCACCTCGGAGAAGAAAGCCGGGCTGATTTCTCAAAAGTACAAGGGAGTAAAAGGTACGACTTCTTTACAAGACATCTTGAATGATGATACGGTTTCGGGAGTCTTTGTGGCTGCTAATCCACATTCGCACTTTCATATAGCAAACGAAGTCATTAAAGCAGGGAAGTCCTTATTCATAGAGAAACCACCGTGTGAGAACGAGAGGGAACTAAAGTCTTTGACCGATACCGTCAAACTTTATGGCTCACAACATGTCGTCGTCGGACTGCAAAGACGTTTTGCCCCTGCCACTCAAATTCTGCAAAAGCGATTGAAAGGTGATGGCAAACGACATTATCATTATCACTATCTTACGGGGCTATACCCAGAGGGTGATGCCATGCTCGACCTGTTTATCCATCCTCTTGACTATGTTACGTTTCTCTTTGGCAAAGCAAAGGTAAAGGCAGCAGAGGAAATGCGCAGTAAGGATGGTGGCCAGACCTTATTCCTTGTGTTGGAGCATCAAAATATAACGGGGATGCTGGAACTATCAACAGATTACTCTTGGCAGAATCCACAGGAACAATTAAGTATCAGTACGGACAAAGGACAGTATATATTGGACAGAATGGAAAGACTTGATTTTTCTCCAAGACACTCTGCAATATGGGGAATCCCTTTGGAAAAGGTCTTCCAAAATAATGCAACCGTTGTCAATCTGTACGGAAGGAATGGTTTTGTACCAATAGTTGGGAATAACCAAATTGTTTCACAAGGATTCTTCTCGGAAATTCAAGCGTTTGCCGATATGGTTGAAAACAGATGCAAGGATAATCATGCCTTTGGCTTGGAAAGTGTTAAGCATGTTTATTCCTTAATGGCAGAAATAAAGAAGTATATGAACATAATTGACGATCACATATTATAA
- a CDS encoding IS1380 family transposase gives MRDCDIKFVNKEITPFGGLSLFFKMLEKCHFEEHVMQSGVPLQGSNRGYDPIQLILGLFAGVWCGASCFGHLDVVRYDTALCDLLGWKRGADHRAYQRYLNKFSQAINQRVFGNLFRWFFSELKFDNYTLDFDSTVMVREGNQEGAAKGYNPKRPGRLSHHPLLAFVSDVRMIANYWLRPGNTSASTNYLSFLEDTLSILEGKRVGLVRMDSGFFAKEILDYLENKGLHYIIACRFNNRIKYSLTHERKWIELTDGLEISETIYQANSWEKPRRIVMVRQEIEKRPKAAGKQIKQMDLFEDEEDFGKYRYSCFVTDLDLPAKIVYDSYRGRADSENRIKELKNDFSIDDFVTHNFWATEACGSFIVMAYNFMSLFRHALINSNKKKFLKTIRYELLSTPAYLGRTKDKHILYLARSLKTRQSFLSIWKKLKDFSLPYDTEKS, from the coding sequence ATGCGCGACTGTGACATAAAGTTCGTAAATAAGGAAATAACACCTTTTGGTGGTCTTTCCCTGTTCTTCAAAATGCTTGAGAAATGCCATTTTGAAGAGCATGTTATGCAAAGTGGTGTTCCGCTTCAAGGATCCAACCGTGGCTACGACCCGATCCAGTTAATATTGGGATTGTTTGCAGGTGTGTGGTGTGGCGCAAGTTGCTTTGGCCATCTTGACGTGGTACGTTATGACACTGCACTATGTGACCTGCTTGGGTGGAAACGCGGAGCGGACCATCGTGCATACCAGCGCTATCTCAACAAATTCTCCCAAGCTATCAACCAGCGTGTTTTCGGAAATTTGTTCCGTTGGTTTTTCTCAGAGTTGAAGTTCGACAATTACACCTTGGACTTCGATTCGACTGTGATGGTTCGTGAGGGAAACCAGGAGGGAGCAGCCAAAGGGTACAACCCCAAACGTCCTGGACGACTGTCGCACCATCCTCTTCTTGCATTCGTTTCCGATGTGAGGATGATAGCAAATTACTGGCTACGTCCTGGCAACACATCTGCAAGTACCAACTATCTGTCATTTCTTGAGGACACACTCTCAATACTTGAGGGCAAACGTGTCGGACTGGTCCGCATGGATAGTGGCTTCTTTGCAAAGGAAATACTTGACTATCTGGAAAACAAAGGGTTACACTATATCATAGCCTGCCGTTTCAATAACCGTATTAAGTACAGTCTTACCCATGAACGCAAATGGATAGAGCTGACAGACGGATTGGAAATATCCGAAACCATCTATCAGGCAAACAGTTGGGAGAAACCCAGACGCATTGTGATGGTCAGGCAAGAAATTGAGAAGCGCCCAAAAGCTGCGGGAAAGCAAATCAAGCAGATGGATCTTTTCGAGGATGAGGAAGATTTCGGGAAATACCGATACAGCTGCTTCGTAACAGACCTTGACCTGCCAGCCAAGATCGTATATGACTCATATCGCGGAAGGGCGGATTCTGAGAACAGAATAAAGGAACTGAAGAATGATTTCTCCATTGATGATTTTGTCACACATAACTTCTGGGCAACAGAGGCATGCGGGAGTTTCATTGTAATGGCATATAACTTTATGTCGTTGTTTAGACATGCGCTGATTAATTCCAACAAGAAGAAATTTCTGAAGACAATTCGGTACGAATTGCTATCAACGCCAGCCTACTTGGGGAGAACAAAAGACAAGCATATCCTATATTTGGCCAGATCACTAAAAACACGACAATCATTCTTATCCATATGGAAAAAATTAAAGGATTTCTCTTTGCCGTACGACACAGAGAAATCCTAA